One genomic region from Bartonella australis AUST/NH1 encodes:
- the tpiA gene encoding triose-phosphate isomerase, with the protein MVANIRPLIAGNWKMNGTGESLRELRDISSGVGRDSGCLFETLVCVPATLLSRASNVLGGGKVFLGGQDCHFKDSGPYTGDISAFMLKEAGASYVIVGHSERRAFYHESDAVVCAKAKAAWQAGLVAVVCIGETLEERESDRVLNVLAQQLEESLPDEATAQNTVIAYEPVWAIGTGKTPTLEDIERAHSFIRHKISSHFGDDGNKMRLLYGGSVKSSNAFELLKIPHVNGALIGGASLKAVDFLAICDVYRKFKKES; encoded by the coding sequence ATGGTTGCGAATATTCGGCCTTTGATTGCCGGGAACTGGAAAATGAACGGAACAGGGGAATCTCTCAGAGAGTTACGTGATATTTCTTCTGGTGTCGGCCGTGATTCGGGTTGTTTATTTGAAACGCTTGTTTGTGTTCCCGCGACGCTTTTATCACGCGCATCCAACGTGCTAGGTGGTGGAAAGGTTTTTTTAGGGGGGCAAGATTGCCATTTTAAGGATAGTGGTCCTTATACCGGGGATATTTCAGCTTTTATGCTTAAAGAAGCAGGGGCAAGTTATGTTATTGTTGGGCATTCAGAGCGTCGTGCATTTTATCACGAAAGCGACGCGGTTGTTTGCGCTAAAGCGAAAGCTGCGTGGCAAGCAGGTCTCGTTGCTGTTGTTTGCATTGGTGAAACATTGGAAGAGCGCGAAAGTGACAGAGTATTAAATGTGCTTGCACAGCAGCTTGAGGAGTCTTTACCGGATGAGGCGACAGCGCAGAATACAGTTATTGCTTACGAGCCTGTATGGGCTATAGGTACAGGCAAGACTCCTACTTTGGAGGATATTGAGCGAGCACACAGTTTTATTCGTCATAAAATTAGCTCCCATTTTGGCGACGATGGGAATAAAATGCGCTTGCTTTATGGTGGGTCAGTGAAATCATCCAATGCATTTGAGTTGCTAAAAATTCCCCATGTTAATGGTGCCTTGATTGGCGGAGCGAGTCTAAAAGCGGTTGATTTTTTGGCTATTTGCGATGTTTATCGTAAATTTAAAAAAGAATCATAG
- the secG gene encoding preprotein translocase subunit SecG: MQTVLIVIHFLVVIALVGVVLMQPSEGGGLGAGSGTGFMRARGSKNLLTRLTAILAVCFFAISIGLVVVGNMLNPSSDILDRIPVGPEQKPGNAIIPKVTSSSDNGGKLSVPGKLDSAPAPFQEKNESAAPSAENPVPLPSEDRILDGNAE, encoded by the coding sequence ATGCAGACAGTATTAATTGTTATACATTTTTTAGTTGTTATTGCGTTGGTTGGTGTTGTATTGATGCAGCCTTCGGAAGGTGGCGGGCTCGGCGCCGGAAGCGGCACAGGCTTTATGAGGGCTCGTGGTTCTAAGAATTTATTGACGCGTTTAACTGCTATCTTGGCGGTCTGCTTTTTCGCGATATCTATTGGGCTCGTTGTAGTTGGGAATATGTTGAATCCTAGCTCTGATATCCTCGATCGTATTCCGGTTGGTCCAGAACAAAAACCAGGGAATGCGATTATTCCAAAGGTTACTTCGTCTTCTGATAATGGGGGGAAACTTTCTGTTCCTGGGAAGCTTGATAGTGCCCCAGCGCCATTTCAGGAGAAAAATGAGTCAGCCGCTCCTTCCGCTGAAAATCCGGTTCCGTTACCGAGTGAAGATCGGATTCTCGATGGTAACGCCGAATAA
- a CDS encoding CTP synthase, with the protein MARYVFVTGGVVSSLGKGIAAAALAALLQARGYRVRVRKLDPYLNVDPGTMSPYQHGEVFVTDDGAETDLDLGHYERFTGRSANSRDNITTGRIYRNIIERERRGDYLGATVQVIPHVTDEIKSFVTAENEEFDFVLCEIGGTVGDIEAMPFLEAIRQLRNELPRQSTVCVHLTLMPYIFSAGELKTKPTQHSVRELRSVGISPDVLLVRADRPIPETERCKLSLFCNVRSKAVIQALDVSTIYDVPAAYHKEGLDSEVLSAFGIDSAPKPKMDRWEDIAHRIHHPKGEVTIAIVGKYTGLKDAYKSLIEAVAHGGVANKVKVNIKWIEAELFEKEDPTSHLQEIHGILVPGAFGARGAEGKIRAIQFAREHKVPFFGICFGMQLACIEAARNIAGIEGASSSEFCETKDAVVGLMTEWFKGDLLEKRAAFGNLGGTMRLGAFDAELKEGSHISKIYGTTRICERHRHRYEVNIHYKDRLERCGLIFSGMSLDGVLPETVEYADHPWFIGVQYHPELKSRPFDPHPLFSSFIEATIKARLFSL; encoded by the coding sequence ATGGCACGTTATGTTTTTGTTACTGGCGGTGTGGTTTCTTCTCTCGGGAAAGGCATTGCGGCGGCGGCTTTAGCTGCGTTATTACAGGCTCGCGGGTATCGCGTGCGAGTCCGTAAGCTCGATCCTTATTTGAATGTTGATCCTGGTACGATGTCGCCTTACCAGCATGGTGAGGTTTTCGTTACAGATGATGGTGCAGAAACGGATCTTGATCTTGGTCATTATGAGCGTTTTACTGGGCGCTCAGCTAATAGCCGAGATAATATTACGACCGGACGTATTTATCGTAACATTATTGAACGAGAACGGCGTGGTGATTATTTAGGTGCAACAGTTCAGGTTATTCCCCATGTCACGGATGAGATTAAGTCTTTTGTTACCGCAGAAAATGAAGAGTTTGACTTTGTTTTATGCGAAATAGGTGGGACGGTTGGTGATATTGAGGCAATGCCTTTTCTTGAAGCAATTCGCCAGCTTCGTAATGAGCTGCCAAGGCAGAGCACTGTCTGTGTGCATCTTACTTTAATGCCTTATATTTTTTCCGCGGGCGAATTAAAAACAAAGCCGACGCAACATTCTGTGAGAGAACTGCGGTCGGTTGGTATTTCTCCTGACGTTTTATTAGTACGTGCAGATCGTCCTATTCCAGAAACAGAGCGGTGTAAATTATCGCTTTTTTGTAATGTTCGCTCGAAAGCGGTTATTCAGGCATTAGATGTCTCGACAATCTACGATGTTCCCGCGGCATATCATAAAGAGGGTTTAGATTCAGAAGTCCTCTCTGCTTTTGGAATTGATTCAGCGCCTAAGCCAAAGATGGACCGTTGGGAAGATATCGCACACCGGATTCACCACCCTAAAGGAGAAGTTACGATCGCGATCGTAGGAAAATATACGGGCTTGAAAGATGCTTATAAATCTCTCATCGAGGCGGTTGCACATGGTGGGGTGGCGAATAAAGTGAAGGTTAATATTAAGTGGATCGAAGCAGAGCTTTTTGAAAAAGAAGATCCCACATCTCATTTACAGGAAATTCATGGAATTTTGGTCCCTGGTGCTTTTGGTGCACGTGGCGCAGAAGGTAAAATTCGGGCGATTCAGTTCGCGCGAGAGCATAAAGTTCCTTTTTTTGGTATCTGTTTTGGAATGCAATTAGCGTGTATTGAAGCCGCACGCAACATCGCTGGTATTGAAGGTGCTTCTTCAAGTGAATTTTGCGAAACGAAAGATGCTGTCGTGGGTTTAATGACAGAGTGGTTCAAGGGAGATCTTCTTGAGAAACGCGCCGCATTTGGAAATCTTGGTGGAACGATGCGTCTCGGCGCTTTCGATGCTGAGTTAAAAGAGGGTAGCCATATTTCTAAAATTTATGGAACGACGAGGATTTGCGAGCGGCACCGCCATCGTTACGAGGTAAATATCCATTATAAAGATAGGCTGGAACGATGCGGGTTGATTTTTTCTGGTATGTCTCTGGACGGTGTTTTGCCAGAAACGGTGGAATATGCGGATCATCCATGGTTTATTGGTGTCCAATATCACCCGGAATTAAAGTCGCGTCCATTTGACCCACATCCGCTTTTTTCTTCTTTTATTGAAGCCACTATCAAAGCACGTTTGTTTAGTCTATGA
- the kdsA gene encoding 3-deoxy-8-phosphooctulonate synthase, whose product MSKPNATIKVGNVVFSNEAPLSLIAGPCQMESSDHAFEMAGHIKAITDQLGIGFVYKSSYDKANRTSLDAARGIGLEKAIVVFSDLKKEFGFPILTDVHTEEQCAAAASVADILQIPAFLCRQTDLLMTAAKTGRVVNIKKGQFLAPWDMKNVLKKVTQSGNPNVMLCERGTSFGYNHLVSDMRSLPIMRSFGAPVIFDATHSVQEPGGKGNSSGGQRQFVETLARAAVSVGVAGVFLETHQDPDNAPSDGPNMIKVDNLRRLLETLVDFDCLSKKMNRISH is encoded by the coding sequence ATGTCTAAACCGAATGCCACCATCAAAGTCGGGAATGTCGTTTTTTCAAATGAAGCGCCTCTATCTTTAATTGCGGGTCCTTGTCAAATGGAGAGCAGCGATCATGCTTTTGAAATGGCGGGTCATATTAAAGCAATTACTGATCAACTTGGTATTGGGTTTGTTTATAAATCCAGTTACGATAAAGCCAATAGAACATCTTTAGACGCAGCACGCGGCATAGGTCTTGAAAAAGCAATAGTTGTTTTTTCTGACCTTAAGAAGGAATTCGGCTTTCCAATATTAACCGACGTGCATACAGAAGAGCAGTGTGCAGCTGCTGCTTCAGTGGCGGATATTTTGCAAATACCAGCCTTTTTATGTCGTCAGACAGACCTTTTGATGACGGCGGCTAAAACAGGGCGCGTAGTAAATATTAAAAAAGGCCAATTTTTGGCCCCTTGGGACATGAAGAATGTTTTAAAAAAGGTGACCCAAAGTGGCAATCCTAATGTTATGCTTTGTGAGCGCGGTACTTCATTCGGTTACAATCATCTTGTCTCCGATATGCGCTCGCTGCCTATTATGCGCTCATTTGGTGCGCCTGTTATTTTTGATGCAACGCATTCTGTTCAGGAGCCAGGCGGTAAGGGTAATTCGTCTGGTGGGCAGCGTCAGTTTGTTGAAACATTAGCGCGTGCAGCTGTCTCGGTTGGTGTTGCGGGTGTTTTTTTGGAAACACATCAAGATCCGGATAACGCGCCGTCCGATGGACCTAATATGATAAAAGTTGATAATTTACGACGATTGCTTGAAACTTTGGTGGATTTTGATTGCTTGTCAAAAAAAATGAATCGAATATCACATTAA
- the eno gene encoding phosphopyruvate hydratase, with product MTIIVDIVGREVLDSRGNPTVEVDVYLEDGAFGRAMVPSGASTGAHEAVELRDGYTRYQGKGVEKVVAAVNGEIFEELCGRDARNQIAIDQAMIALDGTPNKARLGANAILGVSLAVAKAAAESSGLPLYRYIGGTQAHILPVPMMNIINGGVHADNPIDFQEFMVIPVGAPTLKEAVRYGAEVFHTLRKKLRNAGYDVNVGDEGGFAPHLKNAEQVIDFIIESIIACGYKPGEQIAIGLDCASTEFYRDGSYIYEGEGTSRDVQKQVEYLAHLIDVYPIITIEDGMAEDDWEGWKLLTDSIGKKCQLVGDDLFVTNSSRLRDGIRIGAANSILIKVNQIGTLSETLDAVEIAHKAGYRAIISHRSGETEDSLIADLAVATNCGQIKAGSLARSDRLAKYNQLIRIEEMLGEQARYAGYLRHY from the coding sequence ATGACTATAATCGTAGATATTGTTGGGCGTGAGGTACTGGATAGCCGCGGTAATCCGACTGTAGAGGTTGACGTGTATCTAGAGGATGGGGCTTTTGGTCGTGCTATGGTCCCTTCCGGGGCGTCGACTGGTGCGCATGAGGCTGTAGAACTTCGTGACGGCTACACACGCTACCAAGGAAAGGGCGTCGAAAAAGTTGTTGCTGCAGTTAATGGGGAAATTTTTGAAGAACTTTGTGGGCGTGACGCAAGAAATCAAATAGCAATTGATCAAGCGATGATCGCTTTAGACGGAACACCCAACAAAGCTCGTCTCGGTGCCAACGCGATTCTTGGTGTTTCACTGGCAGTTGCAAAGGCTGCGGCAGAATCATCTGGTTTGCCCCTGTATCGTTATATTGGTGGTACGCAAGCGCATATTCTTCCTGTACCAATGATGAATATTATTAATGGTGGTGTTCACGCTGATAACCCGATCGATTTTCAAGAATTTATGGTTATTCCGGTAGGAGCGCCTACCCTGAAAGAGGCAGTCCGCTATGGAGCTGAAGTTTTTCATACGCTGAGGAAGAAATTGCGAAATGCGGGGTACGATGTCAATGTTGGTGATGAAGGTGGTTTCGCACCTCATCTTAAAAATGCAGAGCAGGTAATTGATTTTATAATAGAATCTATAATAGCGTGTGGGTATAAACCGGGCGAACAGATTGCGATTGGCTTAGATTGTGCTTCAACAGAGTTTTACAGAGATGGCTCGTATATATACGAAGGTGAAGGCACGAGCCGTGATGTGCAAAAACAAGTAGAGTATTTAGCTCATCTTATTGATGTGTACCCCATTATTACAATTGAGGATGGAATGGCTGAGGACGACTGGGAGGGGTGGAAGCTTCTCACAGATTCGATTGGAAAAAAATGTCAGCTTGTTGGTGACGATTTATTTGTGACAAATTCGTCGCGTTTGCGTGACGGTATTAGAATTGGCGCCGCTAATTCTATCCTTATTAAAGTTAATCAGATCGGTACATTAAGTGAAACACTTGACGCTGTAGAGATAGCTCATAAAGCGGGCTATCGTGCTATTATATCTCACCGTTCTGGCGAGACGGAAGATTCTTTGATTGCAGATCTCGCGGTCGCGACGAACTGTGGACAAATTAAAGCCGGTTCGCTTGCGCGTTCAGATAGATTAGCAAAATACAATCAGCTTATTCGTATTGAAGAAATGTTAGGGGAACAGGCACGTTACGCAGGTTATTTGCGACATTACTAA
- a CDS encoding TM2 domain-containing protein, whose amino-acid sequence MRGTIISQDQGTYLVSGDDGKRYQFATWDWLGKNTPKVGDIIDFVYEGGVVNSVFPLLEQQSQQSKAMLALICWFTGVFGIHRFMVGKIWTGILMLILSLSVAGLVITGIWAIIDFIVIVAGKFTDKRGNKIT is encoded by the coding sequence ATGAGAGGTACAATTATTAGTCAAGACCAGGGGACATATCTTGTGTCTGGTGACGATGGTAAGCGCTATCAATTTGCCACTTGGGATTGGTTGGGAAAAAATACCCCAAAAGTTGGTGATATCATTGATTTTGTATATGAAGGCGGTGTCGTTAATTCTGTTTTTCCGCTGTTAGAACAACAATCACAACAATCAAAAGCGATGCTCGCTCTTATTTGTTGGTTTACAGGTGTGTTTGGTATTCATCGTTTTATGGTTGGTAAAATTTGGACAGGTATTTTGATGCTTATTCTATCTTTATCAGTCGCAGGGTTAGTTATTACTGGGATTTGGGCAATTATTGATTTTATCGTCATTGTGGCAGGGAAATTTACCGACAAACGTGGGAATAAAATCACTTAA
- a CDS encoding TM2 domain-containing protein codes for MKGIIIGQDQDTYFVSDNNGKRYQFMIQEWAGKNAPKVGDCIDFAYEDGVVNSVFPMLKQQSQQSKTVLALICFFTGLLGIHRFMVGKIWTGILMLILSLSFTGLIISGTWAIIDFIVIVAGQFTDKCGNKIT; via the coding sequence ATGAAAGGTATAATTATTGGTCAGGATCAGGATACATATTTTGTGTCTGATAATAATGGTAAGCGCTATCAATTTATGATTCAGGAGTGGGCAGGAAAAAATGCTCCGAAAGTTGGTGATTGCATTGATTTTGCATATGAAGACGGTGTCGTTAATTCTGTTTTTCCAATGTTGAAACAACAATCACAACAATCAAAAACGGTGCTCGCTCTTATTTGTTTTTTTACGGGCCTTTTGGGTATTCATCGTTTTATGGTTGGTAAAATTTGGACAGGTATTTTAATGCTTATTTTATCTTTATCATTCACAGGGTTAATTATTTCTGGGACTTGGGCAATTATTGATTTTATCGTCATTGTGGCGGGGCAATTTACCGATAAATGTGGGAATAAAATTACTTAA
- a CDS encoding FtsB family cell division protein: MWTKQKRRSVRARFILPLITVGVLSYFGYHICHGEYGLYSHSRINRHIAELKEELHKIEVERALIEKRVSLLRDGHIEKDMLDEYVRKNLNFSKPNELTILTSPDDLRG, from the coding sequence ATGTGGACAAAGCAAAAACGTAGATCCGTCAGAGCACGCTTTATATTACCACTTATAACAGTTGGAGTTTTGAGCTATTTTGGCTATCATATTTGCCACGGTGAATATGGGCTTTATTCGCACAGCAGGATTAATCGACATATTGCCGAATTGAAAGAGGAGCTTCATAAGATAGAAGTTGAGCGGGCGCTTATCGAAAAACGAGTTTCTCTTTTACGTGATGGGCATATTGAGAAGGATATGTTAGATGAGTATGTGCGGAAAAACTTAAATTTTTCTAAGCCAAATGAGTTGACAATTTTGACTTCTCCCGACGATCTTAGAGGTTGA
- the pdhA gene encoding pyruvate dehydrogenase (acetyl-transferring) E1 component subunit alpha, whose protein sequence is MAKRAEKNPEAAVCATLSDTIKVAQIADFTKEEEIDAYRSMLLIRRFEEKAGQLYGMGLIGGFCHLYIGQEAVITGTLKAAKEGDQIITSYRDHGHMLAAGMNPRGVMAELMGRQSGFSKGKGGSMHMFSKEKNFYGGHGIVGAQVPIGSGLAFSNQYLGKDNVTLVYFGDGAANQGQVYESFNMASLWNLPVVYIIENNQYAMGTSVSRASAEIDFSRRGLSFGIPGIVVDGMDIRAVKGASDEAIAWARSGKGPIILDMQTYRYRGHSMSDPAQYRLKEEVQKVKEEHDPIDQVKNRIIGQDLVSEGDLKSIDKEVRAIVADAADFAQNDQEPDDSELYTDILV, encoded by the coding sequence ATGGCGAAACGGGCTGAAAAAAATCCTGAGGCGGCGGTGTGCGCCACGTTATCGGATACTATTAAGGTGGCACAAATTGCTGATTTTACAAAAGAAGAAGAAATCGATGCTTACCGTAGCATGCTTTTGATTCGCCGCTTTGAGGAAAAAGCGGGCCAACTTTATGGTATGGGACTTATCGGCGGGTTTTGCCATCTTTATATTGGGCAGGAAGCTGTCATTACCGGTACATTAAAGGCAGCAAAAGAAGGCGATCAGATTATCACATCTTACCGCGATCACGGTCATATGTTGGCAGCTGGCATGAATCCACGTGGTGTGATGGCGGAATTAATGGGGCGTCAAAGTGGTTTTTCCAAGGGAAAAGGTGGCTCTATGCATATGTTTTCTAAGGAGAAGAATTTTTATGGGGGCCACGGCATTGTTGGTGCGCAGGTTCCAATTGGCTCAGGTTTAGCGTTTTCAAATCAGTATCTTGGTAAGGATAATGTGACGTTAGTTTATTTCGGCGATGGTGCGGCTAATCAAGGGCAGGTTTACGAAAGTTTTAATATGGCTTCGCTTTGGAATCTTCCTGTCGTTTATATTATTGAGAATAATCAGTATGCTATGGGGACGTCGGTTTCGCGTGCATCTGCAGAGATTGATTTTTCCCGTCGAGGTCTTTCTTTCGGAATTCCCGGTATTGTTGTTGATGGCATGGATATTCGTGCCGTAAAAGGAGCTTCTGATGAAGCGATTGCTTGGGCACGCTCGGGTAAAGGGCCGATTATTCTCGACATGCAGACTTACCGTTATCGCGGTCACTCTATGTCTGATCCAGCACAATATCGGTTAAAGGAAGAAGTTCAGAAAGTCAAAGAAGAGCACGATCCAATTGACCAAGTAAAAAATCGAATTATCGGACAGGATTTGGTAAGTGAAGGCGATTTGAAGTCCATCGACAAAGAAGTGCGCGCGATCGTTGCTGATGCAGCGGATTTTGCGCAAAACGACCAAGAGCCGGACGACTCTGAGCTCTACACTGATATTTTAGTTTAA
- a CDS encoding pyruvate dehydrogenase complex E1 component subunit beta: protein MSINILMPALSPTMEEGKLLKWLVKKGDKVSSGDVIAEIETDKATMEVEAADEGIIGKILVHEGTESVKVNTIIAVLLEEGETVEDISQNANSPDFHAKPQGTPSSVSGVSAPPVFDTAADFNIPVGTKMVTMTVREALNQAMAEEMRRDETVFLMGEEVAQYQGAYKVSQGLLEEFGARRVIDTPITEHGFSGLGVGAAFGGLRPIVEFMTFNFAMQAIDQIINSAAKTRYMSGGQMSTPIVFRGPNGAAARVGAQHSQCYAAWYGHVPGLKVVMPYNAADAKGLLKAAIRDDNPVIFLENEILYGHQFEVPEMDDFVLPIGKARIHKSGQDLTIVACGIGMHYAVQALPEIEKLGIDVELIDLRTIRPMDLPTIFTSVKKTGRLITIEEGYPQSSVGTEIATRVMQQVFDYLDAPVATIAGKDVPMPYAANLEKLALPNISEIVEAAKAITYKI from the coding sequence ATGTCCATTAATATTTTAATGCCAGCGCTTTCACCGACAATGGAAGAGGGTAAATTATTAAAATGGCTTGTGAAAAAAGGCGACAAAGTCAGCTCCGGTGATGTGATTGCTGAAATTGAAACTGATAAAGCGACGATGGAAGTAGAGGCCGCCGACGAAGGCATAATTGGTAAAATTTTGGTGCATGAGGGTACCGAAAGTGTTAAGGTTAATACTATTATCGCTGTGTTATTGGAGGAAGGTGAAACTGTGGAGGATATTTCACAAAATGCAAATTCTCCGGATTTTCACGCAAAGCCACAAGGGACTCCTTCATCGGTATCGGGGGTATCGGCTCCTCCTGTTTTTGATACTGCAGCTGACTTTAACATTCCAGTGGGTACTAAAATGGTTACAATGACTGTACGTGAAGCACTTAATCAAGCTATGGCTGAGGAAATGCGACGTGACGAGACTGTTTTCTTAATGGGGGAAGAAGTAGCGCAGTATCAGGGTGCTTACAAAGTTAGTCAAGGGTTATTAGAAGAATTTGGTGCGCGCAGAGTTATTGATACGCCAATTACAGAGCACGGTTTTTCAGGGTTAGGTGTTGGTGCTGCATTCGGGGGATTACGCCCCATTGTTGAGTTCATGACATTTAATTTCGCTATGCAAGCGATAGATCAAATTATAAATTCGGCAGCGAAAACCCGTTATATGTCTGGTGGGCAGATGTCTACACCCATAGTTTTTCGTGGCCCTAATGGTGCTGCTGCGCGTGTTGGTGCTCAGCATTCGCAGTGTTATGCTGCATGGTATGGTCATGTGCCTGGTCTCAAGGTTGTTATGCCTTATAATGCTGCGGACGCAAAAGGTCTTTTGAAGGCTGCTATTCGTGATGATAATCCTGTTATTTTTCTTGAAAACGAGATTCTTTACGGTCATCAATTTGAAGTTCCGGAAATGGATGATTTTGTGCTGCCTATCGGTAAAGCACGTATTCATAAATCTGGTCAGGATTTAACAATTGTTGCATGCGGCATCGGAATGCATTACGCGGTTCAAGCGTTACCAGAGATTGAAAAACTTGGTATTGATGTTGAATTAATTGATCTACGTACTATTCGCCCTATGGATTTGCCAACGATTTTCACCTCAGTTAAAAAAACTGGGCGCTTGATAACAATTGAAGAGGGGTATCCTCAGTCATCTGTCGGTACTGAAATAGCGACGCGTGTTATGCAGCAGGTTTTTGATTATCTTGACGCGCCAGTCGCTACGATTGCCGGTAAAGACGTTCCCATGCCTTACGCTGCTAATCTTGAAAAATTAGCTTTGCCGAATATTTCCGAAATTGTAGAAGCTGCTAAGGCGATAACTTATAAAATATAG
- a CDS encoding pyruvate dehydrogenase complex dihydrolipoamide acetyltransferase codes for MPIKITMPALSPTMEEGNLSKWNIKEGDKVSSGDVIAEIETDKATMEVEAIDEGIVAKIVVPAGTQGVKVNSLIAVLAEEDEDLAEAAKTVAGESASPLMVEIPAIEKQKESENIPVSLASPDRKLAQIDKENRCFFSSPLARRLAAQAGLDLSLISGTGPHGRIIKRDVEKAVSSGVLRELRAPQINQLGAVDSSDERIMKLFKEAEYEFSPHDNTRKTIAKRLLESKQTVPHFYVTVDCELDSLLELRAQLNATAAVMKTQENINPPHKLSVNDMIIKAVALSLKAVPNANVSWLENGMLYHKHCDVGVAVSVPSGLITPIIRHAEEKSLLVISNEMKDLVKRARERKLRMEEYQGGTTAVSNMGMYGVKNFSAIINPPQATIFAIGAGERRAIVKNDALTIATVMSVTLSVDHRAVDGALAAELARVFKQLIENPLAMLM; via the coding sequence ATGCCTATTAAGATTACGATGCCTGCGCTTTCTCCCACAATGGAAGAAGGAAATTTGTCAAAATGGAATATTAAGGAAGGTGACAAAGTTTCATCAGGTGATGTTATTGCTGAGATTGAAACAGATAAAGCGACGATGGAGGTGGAAGCTATCGATGAAGGGATAGTTGCTAAAATCGTTGTGCCTGCTGGAACGCAGGGAGTGAAGGTTAATAGTTTAATTGCAGTCTTAGCAGAAGAAGATGAAGATTTAGCTGAAGCTGCAAAAACTGTGGCAGGAGAAAGCGCTTCTCCACTTATGGTCGAAATACCAGCAATTGAAAAGCAGAAAGAGTCAGAAAATATACCAGTTTCCCTCGCATCGCCGGACCGAAAATTAGCGCAGATAGATAAAGAGAATAGATGTTTTTTTTCATCTCCTTTAGCAAGACGATTAGCAGCTCAAGCAGGTCTCGATTTATCTCTTATTTCTGGAACGGGCCCTCATGGACGTATTATTAAACGTGATGTAGAAAAAGCTGTGAGTAGCGGTGTTCTCAGAGAGCTTCGTGCGCCGCAAATTAATCAGTTAGGAGCCGTAGATTCTTCCGATGAACGGATTATGAAATTATTTAAAGAGGCGGAATACGAATTCTCGCCTCACGATAATACGCGAAAAACAATCGCTAAGCGTTTGCTTGAATCAAAACAAACGGTGCCGCATTTTTATGTGACTGTGGATTGTGAGTTAGACAGCTTATTGGAGTTGCGCGCACAGCTTAATGCCACTGCAGCGGTGATGAAGACGCAGGAAAATATCAATCCCCCTCATAAATTGTCGGTCAACGATATGATTATCAAGGCTGTAGCGTTATCCTTAAAGGCTGTACCTAATGCCAATGTATCATGGCTTGAAAATGGGATGCTTTATCACAAACATTGCGATGTTGGTGTTGCTGTTTCCGTCCCGAGTGGGTTAATTACACCAATTATTCGCCACGCAGAGGAAAAATCTTTATTGGTCATTTCTAATGAGATGAAAGATCTAGTAAAGCGCGCACGCGAACGTAAATTAAGAATGGAAGAATATCAGGGGGGCACGACGGCGGTATCTAATATGGGTATGTATGGCGTGAAAAATTTTTCTGCCATTATTAATCCGCCGCAGGCAACAATTTTTGCAATCGGCGCAGGTGAACGACGTGCTATTGTTAAGAATGATGCATTAACAATTGCGACGGTTATGTCTGTCACACTTTCGGTTGATCATCGCGCTGTTGATGGCGCTTTAGCGGCGGAGCTTGCTCGAGTTTTTAAGCAGTTAATTGAAAATCCTCTGGCAATGTTGATGTAA